In the Helicoverpa armigera isolate CAAS_96S chromosome 15, ASM3070526v1, whole genome shotgun sequence genome, one interval contains:
- the LOC110371286 gene encoding uncharacterized protein LOC110371286 gives MNNKEKSGKSATVGSNDSSMENISAKGKGKNRGKKRKRRNSGSSEPEDVLPDNSAEVDRNLHASAIKNNLDETSVRKIIKKVVTNDRVLALVKMREEEDSGPDEDGLRPKLTRAKVKELMKVSPKTTAWNLEKLELTPINHIPVKTRPEVKALIAQELPEDEDDDEYEPTHDDVPSDDDQGLESCSDLDSQPRTPATPHSQHSVSPKVVKDGPFKVPQDIATPARRKLDLEEEATIALRTRSKLSLSSTSIEHIESTFVPPDDIPMPDVDDLWNEFLNECLNPASTSKNEDDDEADPEYNVAADPDAHDEDEEALGNSIIKISKKELNDLVTELFNIMPEAAADEAEADSLANSVLTDNSRQEVSTHWEGKQEVLSDEENGPRTTQKLSDRITFEKTNYSRVSVGKSEPQENESPVTREGKTVDKPQKIAPKKSSVVKVFVEEQEGPTPAALDGAPPLVQKHVKPTQNSTEYVLIEVQDAACVLPEQVLLLQQQLRQHVQLATGCFLQLCVHPVHWSFAHKYKEYIETFCKIVADNPQSVANVCNLQPAMELITTWQDTVSADTPENQAMIHHGADHHVAGHLCKIVADNPQSVANVCNLQPAMELITTWQDTVSADTPENQAMIQFIQKETDRCNRRYVQKNLYVGEFHETFLKVVANSSVFLYPYLLPAMPFRGDHPRRFCYLYSEDQLIALGMDEFWRYVNDNADIFKPNNGSAHWGLTLTMQLVTKHMFPWMPPSVLHSHVQKVRKHGDKDNPINKYFETRSVPPVKHKLLPFNPRMTLYEQPEHEVPRIWLRYLAKTSKRFRSYLMKRTQKTGVPAEGVDLEFGQAVTAPTKPPLPIDIIKRRTQPNNDKLDIQLATTQANNNAYKLVETSTGAYLVPFTMTVDSNTAPITTSTEIPQTKDKPETTKTIDKIYEPHCTCCVLLRKICMKGQKLISDYFSEKKEVMCFCARKRYPKVSNRLKLLVSNYKNSYMTSLEALKSKIKILKNNKKNVRLNSISQSDTSISELEDIAFVTKFHLKLLARTSTRTCNTIKNKIFILLSNFNPYEHDPLTLATQLEKELGHRCIDLYKEFLCLLNPEQADKLEVFRDYFIRNCMADLVLKVEEQVPKEKRLPILEALHKVYSKNLATACEICTDILSAMREFPDLARHVHSLFPHRVETRSERTPAPAQDPPQPTEMPSDVALCKDVMQLTDTVTDYEADQSMSEDEEMIEDTPQALVPEPEPNIEEDAPIKTENISIEYTTPTSENNNISMVITVSKSEVHDFSESSNSSLRIMFEDEIVKIETPEWKRDEDKLILEVLKEHLSPEERQDKTILETIYDKNIVGMIADSLTDKSKEDIETRVMYLLQIC, from the exons ATgaacaataaagaaaaatctGGTAAATCTGCAACAGTTGGAAGTAATGATTCCAGCATGGAAAATATTTCTGCAAAGGGTAAAGGAAAGAATCGCGGGAAGAAACGAAAAcg tcgTAACAGTGGGAGCAGTGAACCTGAGGATGTTCTTCCAGATAACTCTGCAGAGGTTGATAGGAACCTCCATGCTTCTGCAATTAAGAATAATCTAGATGAAACTAGTgttagaaaaattataaag AAAGTGGTGACAAATGACCGTGTATTGGCACTTGTGAAGATGCGGGAGGAAGAGGACTCGGGGCCTGATGAGGATGGTCTTAGGCCTAAACTAACAAGAGCAAAAGTTAA ggaGTTAATGAAAGTATCTCCAAAGACCACTGCTTGGAATTTAGAGAAATTGGAGCTGACTCCCATCAATCATATCCCGGTGAAGACTCGGCCTGAAGTGAAGGCTCTCATAGCTCAAGAGTTACCGGAAGACGAAGATGATGACGAGTATGAACCGACTCATGATGATGTACCT AGTGATGATGATCAAGGTTTAGAGTCATGCAGTGACCTGGACTCGCAGCCCAGGACTCCGGCTACTCCTCACAGCCAGCACTCTGTCAGTCCTAAAGTTGTTAAAGATGGACCTTTCAAAGTGCCACAG GACATAGCAACTCCCGCGCGCAGAAAACTGGACCTTGAAGAGGAGGCCACAATAGCCCTTCGCACTCGTTCCAAACTAAGTCTATCATCGACCTCCATAGAGCATATAGAGAGTACCTTCGTACCTCCCGATGATATACCCATGCCGGATGTTGATGATCTATGGAACGAGTTCCTGAACGAGTGCCTGAATCCAGCTTCTACTTCTAAgaatgaggatgatgatgaagcagaTCCAGAGTATAATGTGGCGGCTGATCCTGATGCGC ACGATGAAGACGAGGAAGCTCTAGGCAACAGCATAATAAAGATATCTAAGAAGGAACTGAATGATCTGGTAACTGAACTGTTCAACATCATGCCCGAGGCTGCGGCTGACGAGGCTGAGGCTGATAGCCTCGCCAACAGTGTGCTCACTGATAACAGTAGACAAGAG GTATCAACTCATTGGGAAGGCAAACAAGAGGTTCTTTCAGACGAAGAAAACGGCCCCAGAACTACACAGAAGCTATCAGACAGAATTACCTTTGAGAAGACGAATTACTCTCGAGTGTCTGTCGGGAAGAGTGAACCGCAGGAGAATGAGTCACCAGTCACAAGGGAAGGGAAGACTGTGGATAAACCGCAGAAAATAGCACCGAA GAAGTCTTCAGTAGTGAAAGTGTTCGTAGAAGAGCAGGAGGGCCCGACGCCCGCCGCGCTGGACGGCGCCCCGCCACTCGTACAGAAGCACGTCAAGCCGACGCAGAACAGTACAGAGTACGTGCTTATTGAAGTACAGGATGCTGCTTGT GTGTTGCCAGAACAAGTGCTATTGCTACAGCAGCAGCTAAGGCAGCACGTACAGCTAGCGACGGGGTGTTTCCTGCAGCTGTGCGTGCATCCTGTACACTGGAGCTTCGCGCACAAGTATAAGGAGTATATT GAAACATTCTGTAAGATAGTGGCAGATAACCCTCAGTCGGTAGCCAACGTGTGTAACCTACAGCCAGCCATGGAGCTGATCACCACGTGGCAGGACACCGTCAGTGCAGACACTCCTGAGAACCAAGCTATGATACA CCATGGAGCTGATCACCACGTGGCAGGACACC TATGTAAGATAGTGGCAGATAACCCTCAGTCGGTAGCCAACGTGTGTAACCTACAGCCAGCCATGGAGCTGATCACCACGTGGCAGGACACCGTCAGTGCAGACACTCCTGAGAACCAAGCTATGATACA gttcattcaaAAAGAGACTGACAGATG CAATCGGCGCTACGTCCAAAAGAACTTATACGTGGGCGAGTTCCACGAGACGTTCCTGAAGGTGGTGGCGAACAGCTCCGTGTTCCTGTACCCCTACCTGCTGCCCGCCATGCCCTTCCGCGGAGACCATCCCAGGCGGTTCTGCTATCTGTACTCTGAGGATCA ACTAATAGCCCTAGGCATGGACGAGTTCTGGCGCTACGTGAACGACAACGCGGACATCTTCAAGCCGAACAACGGCTCCGCTCACTGGGGCCTGACGCTGACCATGCAGCTCGTCACCAAGCACATGTTCCCCTGGATGCCGCCCTCCGTGCTGCACAGCCACGTGCAGAAGGTCAGGAAGCATGGAGACAAGGATAACCCCATCAAT AAATACTTCGAAACCCGCTCAGTGCCGCCGGTGAAGCACAAGCTGCTACCGTTCAACCCTCGCATGACGCTGTACGAGCAGCCGGAGCACGAGGTGCCCAGGATCTGGCTGCGCTACCTCGCCAAGACCAGCAAGCGGTTCCGG AGTTACCTAATGAAACGAACACAGAAAACAGGCGTTCCAGCAGAGGGAGTCGACTTAGAGTTCGGTCAGGCCGTCACCGCGCCCACCAAGCCGCCGCTACCCATCGACATCATCAAGCGACGAACACAACCTAACAACGACAAACTCGACATACAACTCGCTACCACACAAGCAAATAACAACGCTTACAAATTGGTCGAAACTAGCACAGGAGCATATCTAGTACCATTCACTATGACCGTAGACTCAAACACAGCCCCTATTACAACCTCCACAGAAATCCCACAAACCAAAGACAAACCAGAGACAACGAAAACTATAGACAAAATATATGAACCTCATTGTACCTGCTGTGTGTTATTAAGAAAAATTTGTATGAAAGGACAAAAGTTAATAAGTGATTACTTCAGTGAAAAGAAAGAGGTTATGTGTTTTTGTGCCCGCAAAAGGTACCCGAAGGTATCGAATAGGTTAAAATTGTTAGTTAGTAATTATAAGAATAGTTATATGACGTCGTTAGAGGCGCTGAAGAGTAAGATAAAGAttttgaagaataataaaaaaaatgtgagaCTGAATAGTATAAGTCAAAGTGATACTAGCATTAGTGAATTAGAAGATATTG CATTTGTAACGAAGTTCCACCTAAAACTCCTCGCGCGGACATCCACGAGAACATGCAACAcgatcaaaaacaaaatattcatcctCCTTTCTAACTTCAATCCTTACGAGCACGATCCTTTAACGCTGGCAACACAGCTCGAGAAGGAACTCGGTCATAGATGCATAGATTTGTACAAGGAGTTCTTATGTCTGCTGAATCCGGAACAAGCGGATAAGTTGGAAGTGTTCagagattattttattagaaactgCATGGCGGATTTGGTTTTGAAAGTTGAG GAGCAAGTACCAAAAGAGAAAAGGCTTCCGATCCTAGAAGCATTACACAAGGTTTACAGTAAAAACTTGGCGACAGCGTGTGAGATCTGCACGGACATACTGTCCGCGATGAGAGAGTTCCCCGACCTCGCGCGACATGTGCACTCACTCTTCCCGCATCGGGTTGAGACACG ATCGGAGCGAACACCAGCTCCTGCGCAAGACCCGCCGCAGCCGACTGAGATGCCTTCGGACGTGGCGTTATGCAAAGATGTCATGCAATTGACTGACACTGTCACGGACTATGAGGCGGATCAGTCTATGAg TGAGGATGAAGAAATGATCGAAGATACCCCTCAAGCTCTGGTTCCCGAACCGGAGCCTAATATAGAGGAAGACGCTCCTATTAAAACT GAAAACATATCAATAGAGTACACAACGCCGACATcagaaaataacaatatatcAATGGTGATCACAGTTAGCAAGAGCGAAGTCCACGACTTCAGCGAGAGTTCCAACTCCTCACTACGAATCATGTTCGAAGACGAAATAGTCAAAATAGAAACTCCCGAATGGAAAAGAGACGAAGATAAACTAATTCTAGAAGTGTTAAAAGAACATTTAAGTCCAGAAGAACGACAAGACAAGACTATTCTAGAAActatttatgataaaaatattgtaggcaTGATAGCTGATAGCTTAACCGATAAGTCTAAGGAGGATATTGAAACTCGTGTCATGTATTTACTGCAAATATGTTGA
- the LOC110371271 gene encoding probable beta-hexosaminidase fdl, whose product MDYFIETLKLRSQILSSNILLLLCILALKINFCQTTLSFRNTLPLWNWECINEKCLPVKTAHVSKLQSLETCNMLCSSMQIWPQPTGSVSLSTTAVPVRSDMFQLEMVQAPSRIVHEHIQDAFGLLRDDLRRLEHGARGFEEWRSVSVRIVVNASDDPRMQINTDESYSLSLRPLEGTGVALMADIAAPTFCGARHAMETLLQLVWLDPYLGSLLMLEAARIDDAPRFSYRGLLVDTARNFFPITELMMNIDAMAASKLNTFHWHISDSQAFPLHTNSIPELANYGAHTPGDVYTPDDVRTVVRRARLRGIRVLLEIDAPAHVGHAWSWGPAAGLGDLVFCLEAEHWSQYCNEPPCGQLNPQNNRVYDVFERLFIETLQLTGCEDMIHLGGSEISERCWEEQFRQANNDTMDLWLHFTRSILKRLEQRTGQLPNLTIFWMSRLSERFKGELREYIQHIGLQVRNSAWTQTYVSGIRTILSHENAWDLNTGHGSWYEENSGAPYNSWQRVYEHRPWVKHTTAIVEGGEATVWSSVLSEGGLVQRAWPRAAALAERLWTDRPEGATRPVHQRLDVHRSRLVARGIQASPIWSMWCTQNTYSCS is encoded by the exons ATGGATTATTTCATAGAAACTCTTAAATTAAGAAGTCAAATTCTATCAAGTAATATACTGTTGCTCTTATGTATCTTAGCTCTTAAAATCAACTTTTGCCAAACAACCCTGTCTTTTAG AAACACGTTACCGCTATGGAACTGGGAGTGCATAAACGAAAAATGTTTGCCAGTCAAAACAGCGCATGTGTCGAAGCTACAGTCACTGGAAACGTGCAACATGCTGTGCTCATCGATGCAGATTTGGCCTCAGCCGACCGGCTCAGTTAGCTTGTCCACCACTGCAGTGCCGGTGCGGTCAGACATGTTCCAGCTGGAAATGGTCCAGGCTCCGTCTAGAATAGTACATGAACATATTCAAGATGCGTTTGGTTTGCTACGCGATGATTTACGGCGACTAGAGCATGGCGCACGAGGTTTCGAAGAGTGGCGAAGTGTATCAGTGCGCATCGTCGTCAATGCTAGTGACGATCCACGAATGCAAATCAATACTGACGAAAGTTATAGTTTGTCGCTTCGACCCTTGGAAGGGACCGGTGTCGCACTTATGGCCGACATTGCCGCACCTACATTCTGTGGCGCTAGGCACGCGATGGAAACACTCTTGCAACTAGTGTGGCTGGATCCTTATTTGGGGTCCCTCTTAATGTTAGAGGCAGCTAGGATAGATGATGCACCCAGGTTTAGTTATCGAGGTTTACTTGTGGATACAGCGCGCAATTTCTTTCCTATTACAGAACTAATGATGAATATAGATGCGATGGCAGCATCCAAATTGAATACATTTCATTGGCATATCAGCGATTCACAAGCATTTCCACTCCATACGAACAGCATTCCAGAATTGGCAAACTATGGTGCACACACTCCTGGTGACGTGTATACTCCTGACGACGTCCGAACAGTCGTGCGCAGAGCACGGTTACGAGGAATCCGAGTGTTGTTAGAAATAGACGCGCCCGCTCACGTCGGCCATGCTTGGAGTTGGGGACCTGCTGCAGGCCTTGGAGACCTGGTATTCTGTCTCGAAGCAGAGCATTGGAGTCAATATTGCAACGAGCCACCCTGTGGACAGTTAAATCCACAAAATAATCGTGTGTACGACGTATTCGAACGGCTTTTCATCGAGACCCTTCAATTGACTGGATGCGAAGACATGATTCATCTTGGTGGTAGCGAAATATCCGAGCGATGTTGGGAAGAACAATTTCGTCAGGCCAACAATGACACCATGGATCTCTGGCTACACTTTACGAGATCAATTTTGAAGCGTCTCGAACAAAGGACCGGACAATTACCAAACCTAACAATTTTTTGGATGTCTCGTCTCAGTGAACGGTTTAAAGGTGAACTAAGAGAATACATTCAGCACATAGGCCTTCAAGTTCGAAATTCTGCATGGACTCAAACTTATGTCAGTGGCATTCGGACGATTTTATCTCATGAGAATGCTTGGGACCTAAACACTGGACATGGATCGTGGTATGAAGAGAATAGTGGTGCACCTTATAATTCGTGGCAACGAGTGTACGAGCATCGTCCTTGGGTCAAACACACCACTGCTATCGTGGAAGGTGGCGAGGCTACGGTGTGGTCGTCAGTGCTGAGTGAGGGGGGCTTGGTACAGCGCGCATGGCcgcgggcggcggcgctggcggaGCGCCTGTGGACCGACCGGCCGGAGGGGGCGACGCGCCCCGTGCATCAGCGTCTCGATGTCCACCGATCTCGATTGGTCGCACGTGGAATCCAAGCTTCCCCTATATGGTCAATGTGGTgcacacaaaatacatattccTGTAGCTAA
- the LOC110371275 gene encoding proton-coupled amino acid transporter-like protein CG1139 has protein sequence MRKSSLAQDTSSRRLPGQEARRLSGQEARRLSGQEARRLSGQAAHRLSGQESRRLSGDEPLSTIDFRRTRLPSMRPDLDDYDPRDHRKPVHKIKVWMAYSNLFRATTGVGMLAMPFIISTTGILLGPILCLLTGILMIHAHSLLLDTLYEVARQLKMPYISYRYAFRLALLHGPPIFHGIANYGPIIIATCLFVSQLGICSVIVIFTTDCLRDLMDWQASQTALISLIFPYFVMEFFMRNFTIVSYVAVIGTILNLLGIALVFEQLIEDAQGETIRFSAMLNYVLFSFGVMQFNLCAIGVVMAVDKHLENPRVMRARFGVINVGIMIPTIITLIFGTVGYWGFGTMEENILRCLPFQERTSLATVCIYMLAMILTYPLQSAPAIHAILEVVKYYEKPGWPQPSEDTLFAIENISKPIFVVLSC, from the exons ATGAGAAAGTCATC ACTCGCACAGGATACATCAAGTCGTAGATTGCCCGGTCAAGAAGCTCGTAGATTATCTGGGCAAGAAGCCCGTAGACTATCTGGGCAAGAAGCTCGTAGATTGTCTGGGCAAGCAGCTCATAGACTATCCGGTCAAGAATCTCGCCGATTATCCGGTGATGAACCTTTGTCAAcgatagactttagaagaactCGATTACCTTCAATGAGACCTGATTTAGACGACTATGATCCTCGAGACCATAGGAAACCTGTCCATAAAATAAA GGTTTGGATGGCTTACTCCAATTTATTTCGAGCAACGACTGGCGTAGGCATGCTGGCGATGCCGTTTATTATAAGTACCACCGGGATATTATTAGGACCCATCTTGTGTTTACTGACTGGAATACTGATGATTCACGCACATTCTTTGCTA CTAGACACCCTGTATGAGGTGGCCCGGCAGCTGAAGATGCCTTACATATCGTATCGGTATGCATTCCGTCTAGCCCTGCTGCATGGGCCGCCTATATTTCATGGCATAGCAAACTACGGACC GATCATCATAGCAacgtgtttgtttgttagcCAGCTCGGGATATGCAGTGTGATCGTTATTTTTACAACAGATTGTCTGCGAGAT CTTATGGATTGGCAGGCCAGTCAGACggcactcatttctttaatcTTTCCATATTTTGTAATGGAATTCTTTATGAGAAATTTCACTATCGTCAGCTACGTGGCCGTGATAG gTACCATCCTTAATCTTTTGGGGATTGCGTTGGTTTTCGAGCAACTTATTGAAGATGCACAAGGAGAAACGATACGATTCTCTGCGATGTTAAACTATGTACTATTTAGTTTTGGTGTTATGCAGTTTAATTTGTGTGCTATTGGCGTG GTAATGGCAGTGGATAAGCATTTAGAGAACCCAAGAGTCATGCGAGCTAGATTCGGCGTCATCAACGTCGGTATTATGATCCCAACTATTATCACATTGATATTTGGAACGGTGGGCTACTGGGGTTTTGGAACTATGGAAGAAAATATACTAAGATGTTTGCCTTTTCAAGAACG AACATCTTTGGCTACGGTCTGCATTTACATGCTGGCAATGATATTGACATACCCTCTGCAGTCAGCTCCCGCCATCCACGCGATCCTTGAAGTGGTTAAGTACTACGAAAAACCAGGGTGGCCACAGCCATCCGAAGACACGCTTTTTGCTATTGAAAATATCAGCAAGCCTATATTCGTCGTATTATCATGTtag
- the LOC110371216 gene encoding D-aspartate oxidase: MPDQPNVAVVGAGVVGITVAKLLQDQLKDVKITILADKFTDDTTSHIAAGIYRPGTSFKGPTKEITKKWLKDSWEFFQDILKTPDAERIGVMPIGTYIFSSENYHVTRNHLIEDIVPLYRAVTDEELKLAPKGTKFGSYFSTLKLECGNYLPWTEKIIVERGGQLLNKKVKSFKSLSNYDLVFNCSGLGARYLCNDHDLVPIRGQVIKVKAPWVKHAMYGDYDTYIIPGLNGVVTLGGVRGYDSYNLNYCKYDAAAIMERCCEFLPSLKNAEVLAHKVGLRPHRLPVRVEPELIEGVKVVHCYGHGGYGVMTAPGTAMNAVDLGIDFLRSNVRNKL, translated from the coding sequence ATGCCTGACCAGCCAAATGTAGCGGTGGTAGGAGCAGGAGTGGTAGGCATAACAGTGGCGAAATTACTGCAAGACCAACTCAAAGACGTGAAGATAACCATACTCGCCGATAAATTCACAGACGATACCACAAGCCACATTGCCGCAGGCATCTATAGACCCGGGACTAGTTTCAAAGGACCTACAAAAGAAATCACAAAGAAGTGGCTGAAGGACTCATGGGAGTTCTTTCAAGATATTCTTAAAACACCAGATGCTGAACGAATTGGTGTAATGCCTATAGGCACATACATATTCTCAAGCGAAAATTATCACGTAACTAGAAATCATCTAATTGAAGACATTGTGCCGCTATATCGAGCGGTTACCGACGAGGAATTAAAGCTCGCCCCTAAAGGCACCAAATTCGGGTCCTACTTTTCAACACTGAAACTAGAATGCGGAAATTATTTGCCGTGGACGGAGAAAATAATCGTTGAAAGAGGCGGGCAACTGTTGAACAAGAAGGTAAAAAGTTTTAAGTCATTGTCTAATTACGATCTTGTGTTTAATTGTTCAGGGTTGGGTGCAAGATATTTATGTAATGATCATGATCTAGTGCCCATAAGAGGTCAAGTGATCAAAGTTAAGGCGCCATGGGTAAAGCATGCCATGTACGGTGATTATGATACGTATATAATTCCGGGGCTTAACGGGGTGGTTACGTTGGGTGGTGTGAGAGGGTATGACAGTTACAATTTGAATTACTGCAAATACGACGCGGCGGCCATAATGGAGCGCTGTTGTGAATTTCTACCGAGCTTGAAAAACGCTGAGGTTCTTGCTCATAAGGTGGGATTGAGGCCCCACAGACTGCCCGTTCGAGTTGAACCCGAGCTTATTGAGGGTGTGAAGGTCGTGCACTGCTACGGCCACGGCGGTTATGGAGTCATGACTGCCCCTGGGACAGCAATGAATGCTGTCGATTTAGGTATCGATTTCTTACGTAGTAATGTAAGAAACAAATTGTAA
- the LOC110371248 gene encoding centromere protein X, which yields MARNSNENDEDNIDPASVTSNVKNTLKQEVIKELLNGSFQDNKTKLGNDALSLVVEVAKCLVTETCLRASSHALRESCDRVDIEHIEKCLPQLMLDFP from the exons ATGGCTCGTAATAGCAACGAAAATGATGAAGACAATATTGACCCAGCATCCGTCACTTCCAATGTGAAGAACACTCTTAAACAG GAAGTAATCAAAGAGCTTCTGAACGGATCATTCCAAGACAATAAGACAAAGCTGGGCAATGACGCACTGTCGCTGGTCGTGGAGGTGGCCAAATGCCTGGTGACGGAGACCTGTCTGCGCGCCTCCAGCCACGCGCTGCGCGAGAGCTGCGACCGCGTCGATATCGAACATATTGAGAAGTGCCTGCCGCAGTTG atgctGGACTTTCCTTAA
- the Datp gene encoding bis(5'-nucleosyl)-tetraphosphatase [asymmetrical] — protein MSAKRAAGLVIFRNVNQAVQFLMLQTSYGEHHWTPPKGHVDPGESDWITALRETKEEAGLSEEHLEIYKDVSKTLNYNVNGKPKVVVYWLAKLRDPETKVQLSDEHQNLKWLPLKEAQEISGYEDMKQLLTDFNEKAKLLL, from the exons ATGTCTGCAAAGCGAGCTGCTGGTTTAGTTATTTTCAGGAATGTGAATCAGGCAGTGCAGTTTCTAATGTTACAAACTTCCTATGGGGAACATCATTGGACTCCACCTAAGG GCCATGTAGATCCTGGCGAGTCCGACTGGATAACGGCTTTGAGGGAGACTAAAGAAGAGGCCGGCTTATCAGAAGAACATTTAGAA ATTTACAAAGATGTGTCAAAAACACTGAACTACAATGTAAATGGTAAGCCAAAGGTGGTTGTGTACTGGCTGGCAAAATTGCGTGACCCAGAGACAAAAGTTCAGCTGTCTGATGAGCATCAAAACCTTAAATGGCTTCCTTTAAAAGAGGCACAGGAAATATCTGGCTATGAAGACATGAAGCAACTTTTgacagattttaatgaaaaggcAAAGTTGTTACTGTAA
- the LOC110371233 gene encoding uncharacterized protein LOC110371233 codes for MMSTTEGELDVEVSLEREDGELEDSDVEEGTYIPLARPEAFNPPSLVHMQIQDEQSDEASAQESSGSESDDEPRRRAKRTKLRPRRPVPQPDKKDKYNIWCKALQEDLLTEDMVSCDVSKKSRYGVESYDYTIKYRLDDNYISKKVFTSNDDYDDSERVSNKRKNADRSNVKLRLGKRVNSHQRDDKLKPRILGDLVVKADDTTEAIAENIAEKLSEDKKDLVGM; via the exons ATGATGTCAACGACTGAAGGCGAGCTGGATGTTGAAGTCTCCCTCGAACGGGAAGACGGGGAG TTGGAAGATTCGGATGTAGAAGAGGGCACGTATATTCCCCTGGCGCGGCCGGAGGCGTTCAACCCGCCGTCGCTGGTGCACATGCAGATACAGGACGAGCAGAGCGACGAGGCGTCAGCGCAGGAGTCCTCGGGCTCGGAGTCGGACGACGAGCCGCGGCGGCGCGCCAAGCGCACcaagctgcgcccgcgccgtccGGTGCCGCAGCCCGACAAGAAGGACAAGTACAACATTTGGTGCAAGGCTTTACAG GAGGACCTACTAACAGAGGACATGGTCAGTTGTGATGTATCAAAGAAGAGCAGATATGGCGTTGAGTCTTATGATTATACTATTAAGTATAGATTAGATGATAACTATATATCTAAGAAAGTTTTCACCTCAAATGATGATTACGATGACAGTGAACGGGTATCCAACAAAAGGAAGAATGCAGACCGCTCTAATGTAAAGTTAAGGTTGGGTAAGAGAGTCAATAGTCACCAGAGAGATGACAAGCTGAAGCCTCGGATCCTCGGAGACCTGGTAGTGAAAGCTGATGATACTACAGAAGCTATTGCTGAAAATATTGCAGAGAAACTCTCTGAGGATAAGAAGGATTTAGTGGGTATGTAG